The following proteins come from a genomic window of Flavobacterium crocinum:
- a CDS encoding DUF4249 domain-containing protein, with the protein MKKNIYKISLFLILAFAISGCTEQYVFQNTDFESALVVEGTITNEVKNQTIRLSQVYQLEETGPRMEKGANVFILDDQGNEYQFVEKDTVYESITPFRAEPGRKYQLKIKTSTGKNYASDEQVLTTETKIDNVTATVETVNGERGVQINVNSVDPTNTSKYYRYEYTETYKIIAPVWDPREAIMVNYPAIPANPDEDFPGVPAGEGIEVRLRNRETRTCYSTKKSDYIILNSTNSQSDDRVHFPVRFISNQNYIISHRYSIFVKQYVQNLAAYTYYKTLKDLSSSGSVLSPKQPGFFYGNIKSVENPSEKVIGFFEVSAVSSERIFFNYADLFPKEPLPPYYESDCNIRDFVDCVGLPPCSGVQLRSAIRLRTLVYVSNSQDNYGMVKPACGDCTTFSSNIVPPFWID; encoded by the coding sequence ATGAAAAAAAATATATATAAAATCTCTTTGTTCTTAATCTTAGCATTTGCAATTAGCGGCTGCACGGAACAATATGTTTTTCAGAATACCGATTTTGAAAGTGCTCTGGTGGTTGAAGGAACCATAACAAACGAAGTCAAAAATCAAACTATAAGACTTTCACAAGTTTATCAACTCGAAGAAACCGGTCCAAGGATGGAGAAAGGTGCAAATGTATTCATTTTAGACGATCAGGGAAATGAATATCAATTTGTGGAAAAAGATACCGTTTACGAATCTATAACTCCTTTCAGAGCCGAACCAGGAAGAAAGTATCAATTAAAAATCAAAACAAGTACAGGCAAAAACTATGCTTCTGACGAACAAGTTTTAACTACCGAAACTAAAATTGACAATGTTACAGCTACTGTAGAAACGGTTAATGGAGAACGCGGCGTACAAATCAATGTAAACAGTGTTGACCCTACTAACACTTCAAAATATTATCGATACGAGTATACCGAAACTTATAAAATCATAGCCCCTGTATGGGATCCCAGAGAAGCTATAATGGTTAATTATCCAGCCATTCCAGCAAATCCAGATGAAGATTTTCCGGGTGTTCCTGCAGGTGAAGGAATTGAGGTTAGACTTAGAAATCGAGAAACCAGAACTTGTTATTCTACAAAAAAATCTGACTATATTATTTTGAATAGTACCAATAGCCAAAGCGATGATCGTGTGCATTTTCCTGTACGTTTTATCAGCAATCAGAATTATATAATTTCACATCGTTATAGCATTTTTGTAAAACAATATGTTCAAAATCTGGCTGCATATACTTATTATAAAACTTTAAAAGATTTATCATCTTCAGGAAGTGTACTATCTCCTAAGCAACCCGGATTCTTTTATGGTAATATAAAATCGGTAGAAAATCCATCTGAAAAAGTGATTGGTTTCTTTGAAGTTTCCGCAGTTTCTTCAGAAAGAATCTTCTTTAATTATGCAGATTTATTTCCAAAAGAACCTCTGCCTCCTTATTATGAATCAGATTGTAATATTAGAGATTTTGTAGATTGTGTAGGACTTCCTCCTTGCAGCGGTGTACAGTTACGTAGCGCAATTAGATTACGAACATTAGTATACGTATCTAATTCTCAAGATAATTATGGAATGGTAAAACCGGCCTGTGGTGATTGTACTACGTTTTCTTCTAACATTGTTCCTCCATTTTGGATAGATTAA
- a CDS encoding polyribonucleotide nucleotidyltransferase encodes MIPQLFVEKIDLGDGRSITIETGRLAKQADGSVVVRMGDTMILATAVSARTSNPGVDFLPLTVDYREKFAAAGRFPGGFFKREARPSDSEILTMRLVDRVLRPLFPDDYHAETQVMIQLMSHDETVMPDALAGLAASAALAVSDIPFYNLISEVRVARIDGKLVINPSREELEKSDIDMMIGASMDSVAMVEGEMKEISEAEMIEAIKFAHEAIKVQIHAQYRLQEAFGKKEIRTYEGERENEEIYAKVKAAAYDKIYAIAKVGSAKHERGAAFAEVKEEVKALFTEEELAADGDLVSKYFYKTNKEAVRNVVLELGVRLDGRKTTDIRPIWCETDYLPRVHGSSLFTRGETQALATVTLGTSREANQIDSPSEQGEEKFYLHYNFPPFSTGEAKPLRGTSRREVGHGNLAQRALKNMIPADCPYTIRVVSEVLESNGSSSMATVCAGTMALMDAGVQMVKPVSGIAMGLITDGEKFAVLSDILGDEDHLGDMDFKVTGTADGITACQMDIKIEGLRYDIMEQALAQARDGRLHILGKLTETIATPRADVKAHAPKIITRTIPGNFIGALIGPGGKVIQELQKATGTTIVINEVDEQGVVEILGTDPEGIKTVLAKIDALTFKPQMGEAYEVKVIKMLDFGAVVEYTAAPGNEVLLHVSELAWERTENVADVVKMGDVFQVKYLGIDPKTKKEKVSKKALVPRPPREEKKE; translated from the coding sequence ATGATTCCACAATTATTTGTAGAAAAAATCGATTTAGGTGATGGCAGAAGCATCACAATCGAGACAGGACGTTTGGCAAAACAAGCTGATGGTTCTGTAGTAGTTAGAATGGGCGATACTATGATTCTTGCAACAGCAGTTTCAGCTCGCACATCAAACCCAGGCGTTGATTTTTTACCGTTAACGGTAGATTACCGCGAAAAATTCGCAGCAGCAGGTCGTTTCCCTGGAGGTTTCTTTAAAAGAGAAGCACGTCCAAGCGACAGCGAAATATTGACAATGAGATTAGTTGACCGTGTTTTACGTCCACTTTTCCCAGACGATTACCATGCTGAAACACAAGTTATGATTCAATTAATGTCTCATGACGAAACAGTTATGCCAGATGCTTTAGCTGGTTTAGCGGCTTCTGCAGCATTAGCAGTTTCAGATATTCCATTTTATAACTTAATTTCTGAAGTACGTGTTGCACGTATCGACGGAAAATTGGTTATCAACCCAAGTAGAGAAGAATTAGAAAAATCTGACATCGATATGATGATTGGAGCTTCTATGGATTCTGTAGCAATGGTTGAAGGTGAGATGAAAGAAATCTCAGAAGCTGAAATGATCGAAGCTATTAAATTTGCTCACGAGGCTATCAAAGTTCAAATTCACGCTCAATATCGTTTACAGGAAGCTTTTGGTAAAAAAGAAATCCGTACTTACGAAGGAGAGAGAGAAAACGAAGAAATTTACGCAAAAGTAAAAGCAGCAGCATACGATAAAATCTATGCTATTGCAAAAGTTGGTTCAGCTAAACACGAAAGAGGTGCTGCATTTGCTGAAGTAAAAGAAGAAGTAAAAGCTTTATTTACGGAAGAAGAATTAGCTGCTGATGGAGATTTAGTTTCTAAATATTTCTACAAAACCAACAAAGAAGCTGTTCGTAACGTTGTTTTAGAATTAGGCGTTCGTTTAGATGGTAGAAAAACTACAGACATCAGACCAATTTGGTGTGAAACTGATTATTTACCAAGAGTTCACGGTTCTTCTTTATTTACACGTGGAGAAACTCAAGCTTTGGCTACAGTAACTTTAGGAACTTCTAGAGAGGCTAACCAAATCGACTCGCCTAGCGAGCAAGGTGAAGAAAAATTCTACTTACACTATAACTTCCCTCCTTTCTCTACTGGTGAAGCAAAACCACTAAGAGGAACTTCAAGAAGAGAAGTTGGTCACGGTAACTTAGCTCAAAGAGCGTTAAAAAATATGATTCCTGCAGATTGTCCTTACACAATCCGTGTTGTTTCTGAGGTTTTAGAATCTAATGGTTCTTCTTCTATGGCAACAGTATGTGCTGGAACAATGGCTTTGATGGATGCCGGAGTTCAAATGGTAAAACCAGTTTCTGGAATTGCTATGGGATTGATTACTGACGGTGAGAAATTTGCTGTATTGTCTGATATTTTAGGAGATGAAGATCACTTAGGAGATATGGACTTTAAAGTAACCGGAACTGCTGATGGAATTACAGCTTGCCAAATGGATATCAAAATCGAAGGATTACGTTATGATATCATGGAACAAGCATTAGCTCAGGCTCGTGATGGACGTTTACATATTTTAGGAAAATTAACTGAGACAATCGCTACTCCAAGAGCAGACGTTAAAGCTCATGCACCAAAAATCATTACCAGAACTATTCCTGGAAACTTTATTGGAGCATTAATTGGACCTGGAGGAAAAGTAATTCAGGAATTACAGAAAGCTACAGGAACTACTATCGTTATTAACGAAGTTGACGAGCAAGGAGTTGTTGAAATCTTAGGAACTGATCCTGAAGGTATCAAAACTGTATTAGCTAAAATTGATGCTTTAACTTTCAAACCTCAAATGGGAGAAGCTTACGAAGTTAAAGTAATCAAAATGTTAGATTTCGGAGCTGTTGTAGAATATACTGCTGCACCAGGAAACGAAGTACTACTTCACGTATCTGAATTGGCTTGGGAACGTACTGAAAACGTTGCTGACGTAGTTAAAATGGGAGATGTTTTCCAAGTGAAATACTTAGGAATTGACCCTAAAACTAAAAAAGAAAAAGTGTCTAAAAAAGCGCTTGTTCCAAGACCTCCACGTGAGGAGAAAAAAGAGTAA
- a CDS encoding helix-turn-helix domain-containing protein has translation MKSQELFLKAIKQKIPQSISLIDEIAAVLEISYDASYRRISGKSKFSIDETIKLANHFNISLDNLFSKKGKVIVEKTIEIENLKDMLQYFKSSAENIEALTKNKKTKLFYSAKDIPLFYFMDGTILSKFKAFVWLNLLNSSQKKTSFENFVIDESFTEYMQKLKKIYENTIVNEVWNDTTINSSLQQILYFYEAGLLSLKSANALCTDLKRIIELIKSKCNEPNERFSIYYNELILLNNNMLIETDEKLTMFVPYTLLGYFITDNEDSCKNVHQFFKQQILNSIPLAQSGIKEQHLFFNRAIRKIDYYLEKINSQVDLLF, from the coding sequence ATGAAATCACAGGAATTATTTTTAAAAGCCATCAAACAGAAAATACCTCAATCCATTTCTTTGATTGATGAAATTGCCGCTGTTTTAGAAATTAGCTATGATGCTTCATACCGAAGAATTTCAGGCAAAAGCAAATTTTCTATTGATGAAACAATTAAACTGGCTAATCATTTCAATATTTCTTTAGATAATTTATTTTCGAAAAAGGGAAAGGTAATTGTTGAGAAAACAATTGAAATCGAAAACTTAAAAGACATGCTTCAGTATTTCAAATCATCTGCAGAAAATATAGAAGCATTAACAAAAAATAAGAAAACAAAGTTATTTTATTCTGCTAAAGACATTCCGCTGTTTTACTTTATGGACGGAACCATACTCTCAAAATTTAAAGCATTTGTCTGGCTTAATCTTTTAAATTCCAGTCAAAAGAAAACCTCATTTGAAAATTTTGTAATCGATGAATCTTTTACAGAATACATGCAAAAATTAAAAAAGATATACGAGAACACAATCGTAAATGAGGTATGGAACGACACGACCATAAACAGCAGTCTACAACAAATTCTTTATTTTTATGAAGCCGGCCTTTTGAGTTTAAAAAGTGCAAATGCTCTTTGCACAGACCTTAAAAGAATTATTGAACTAATAAAATCAAAATGTAACGAACCAAACGAAAGATTCTCTATTTATTACAACGAACTCATACTATTAAACAATAATATGCTCATAGAAACTGACGAGAAATTAACCATGTTTGTTCCTTATACACTTTTAGGCTATTTCATTACAGACAACGAAGACAGCTGTAAAAATGTCCATCAGTTTTTTAAGCAACAAATTCTCAACTCAATTCCTTTAGCTCAGTCCGGTATAAAAGAACAGCATCTTTTCTTTAATCGCGCCATCAGAAAAATAGATTATTATCTGGAAAAGATAAACTCGCAAGTAGATTTATTATTTTAA
- a CDS encoding tetratricopeptide repeat-containing sensor histidine kinase — MKQLSSTKKTELVDYCHLLRGISFRELKLFKQAEKEFLLISKKFIFYDYVNANLGFVYLELEEFKKAIYHYQKVVENTTTEYNNCSIESVYENLGTSFLHLDQFEKAEFYLLKNSELIQNRNDTLALIRSYFNIASLYYEQYKDAQAIPYFENAYKLSKKVTDFDTKRVAAKNMSVVEENKGNFKEALAYRKESEQWKDSLNNKNKIWAVADFEKKFAVAQKQKEIKVLQVENKLKNTQRNGFFFTAIGLLLLLTGGVYIYAQKVKSSKIILIQKNKLDELNATKDQLFSIVSHDLRSSVNALKTSNAKLSSSLETKNYDELNQLIVQNSGIANGTYSLLDNLLHWAMLQTKQLYFHKESVHLYSVVQQIEYNYKPLLLDKGITFENSVSKNIFIFVDLDSVKIVLRNLLDNAIKFSSEDGKISIYSENDTANSCQLIIRDNGIGMKPETIEALLSDSELLSKKQNSEIIGTGLGLQLCKQMIQKNDGQLNIESNLNKGTKMILTFPKTANNG; from the coding sequence ATGAAACAATTAAGTTCTACAAAAAAAACAGAACTTGTTGACTATTGTCATTTATTAAGAGGAATCAGTTTTCGAGAATTAAAATTATTCAAACAAGCTGAAAAAGAGTTTTTATTGATTTCTAAAAAATTTATTTTCTATGACTACGTAAATGCTAATTTAGGATTCGTTTACCTTGAATTAGAAGAGTTTAAAAAAGCAATATATCATTATCAAAAAGTAGTCGAAAACACAACTACTGAATATAATAATTGTAGTATTGAAAGTGTTTATGAAAATCTGGGAACTAGTTTTCTTCATCTGGATCAATTTGAAAAAGCAGAATTTTATTTATTAAAAAATTCAGAACTAATTCAAAACAGAAATGACACATTAGCACTTATACGCTCTTATTTCAATATTGCTTCCTTATATTATGAACAATATAAGGATGCCCAAGCCATTCCTTATTTTGAAAATGCCTATAAATTATCAAAAAAAGTTACTGATTTTGACACGAAAAGAGTAGCGGCTAAAAACATGTCTGTTGTAGAAGAAAACAAAGGCAATTTTAAGGAAGCTTTAGCCTACAGAAAAGAATCTGAACAGTGGAAAGATTCTTTGAACAATAAAAACAAAATCTGGGCCGTTGCTGATTTTGAGAAAAAATTTGCTGTCGCTCAAAAACAAAAAGAAATCAAAGTCCTTCAGGTCGAAAACAAACTAAAAAATACTCAACGAAATGGATTCTTTTTTACTGCAATTGGGTTATTATTACTCTTAACCGGAGGTGTTTACATTTATGCACAAAAAGTAAAAAGTTCAAAAATCATATTGATTCAAAAAAATAAACTCGATGAGCTTAACGCTACAAAAGATCAATTATTTTCTATTGTAAGTCATGATTTAAGATCTTCTGTAAATGCTTTAAAAACAAGTAATGCAAAATTATCCTCGTCATTAGAAACTAAAAATTATGATGAGTTAAACCAGCTAATTGTACAAAATAGCGGTATCGCAAATGGTACTTATAGTTTATTGGATAACTTATTGCATTGGGCTATGTTACAAACCAAACAATTATATTTTCATAAAGAATCTGTACATTTATATTCTGTCGTACAACAAATTGAGTATAATTATAAACCATTGCTTCTTGACAAAGGAATTACTTTTGAAAATTCAGTTTCAAAAAATATCTTTATCTTCGTAGACCTGGATTCGGTAAAAATTGTGCTTAGAAATTTATTAGACAATGCTATTAAATTTTCTAGCGAAGATGGAAAAATAAGCATTTATTCAGAAAACGATACTGCTAATTCTTGTCAATTAATAATCCGGGACAACGGAATCGGAATGAAACCGGAAACTATAGAAGCATTACTTTCTGATAGTGAATTACTTTCCAAAAAACAAAATTCTGAAATCATAGGAACTGGTTTAGGATTACAATTGTGCAAACAAATGATTCAAAAGAATGATGGCCAATTAAATATAGAAAGTAATTTAAACAAAGGAACAAAAATGATTCTGACTTTTCCAAAAACAGCAAACAATGGATAA
- a CDS encoding fatty acid desaturase family protein produces MKAKYFNKSEEEKVFFTALKEKVHEKLKHKTISHGDARFWFKGLFWTFICYSSYSLLFLDSVSKMHFWILYVIFQLAGLLIGFSFGHDASHNTAFKNKKANSVLHFFSFLTVGIDPLLWGLRHIRSHHLYANVEGSDIDIDKNPFLRLSPTHPWKPKHKYQAYYAPFVYMFTLLHSVFMSDWVYLFSNEYDWMKRGVSKLELYFRFLLYKVFYFSLVLIFPLLYAHFSWSFIVVTFLTASAFTSMVFIIMLVGTHFFDGADYPQPEGEFLEHTWAVHQLYTSCDWDANKSWARFLSGGSNCHAAHHLFPNICHTNYSEINNIIEETTKEYKQPYHHKTLFEMMFSHFKHLQKMGNPKE; encoded by the coding sequence ATGAAAGCTAAATATTTTAATAAATCAGAAGAAGAGAAGGTATTTTTTACGGCATTAAAAGAGAAAGTGCATGAGAAACTAAAGCATAAAACTATTTCTCACGGCGATGCCAGATTTTGGTTTAAAGGTCTGTTTTGGACTTTTATTTGTTATTCTTCTTATTCATTGCTTTTTTTGGATTCGGTAAGTAAAATGCATTTTTGGATATTGTATGTAATTTTTCAGCTAGCCGGATTGCTTATCGGATTTAGTTTTGGTCACGATGCCTCTCATAATACGGCATTCAAAAATAAAAAGGCAAATTCAGTTTTGCACTTTTTTAGTTTTCTAACGGTTGGAATAGATCCATTGCTTTGGGGTTTGAGGCATATTCGTTCACATCATTTGTATGCAAATGTTGAAGGAAGTGATATTGATATCGATAAAAATCCATTTTTGAGATTGAGTCCAACGCATCCATGGAAGCCAAAACATAAGTACCAGGCTTATTATGCGCCATTTGTTTATATGTTTACGCTGTTACATTCTGTTTTTATGAGTGACTGGGTCTATTTGTTTTCAAACGAATATGACTGGATGAAAAGAGGAGTTTCTAAACTTGAACTTTACTTTAGATTTTTACTGTATAAAGTATTTTATTTTTCTCTCGTATTAATTTTTCCATTATTATATGCTCACTTTTCCTGGTCTTTCATTGTTGTGACTTTTCTAACGGCAAGTGCTTTTACTTCGATGGTTTTTATTATAATGCTGGTAGGAACACATTTCTTTGATGGGGCAGATTATCCGCAGCCTGAAGGAGAATTTTTAGAACATACTTGGGCAGTTCATCAGCTTTATACAAGTTGCGACTGGGATGCCAATAAGAGCTGGGCAAGATTTTTAAGTGGTGGATCCAACTGTCATGCTGCGCATCATCTTTTTCCGAATATCTGCCATACCAATTATAGTGAAATTAATAACATAATTGAAGAAACAACAAAAGAATACAAACAACCTTATCATCATAAAACGTTATTTGAAATGATGTTTTCCCATTTTAAACATTTGCAAAAAATGGGAAATCCAAAAGAATAA
- the rpsO gene encoding 30S ribosomal protein S15, whose product MYLTKEKKEEIFAQHGGATNTGSAEGQIALFTYRISHLTEHLKKNRHDYNTERSLVLLVGKRRALLDYLKKKDINRYREIIKVLNIRK is encoded by the coding sequence ATGTATTTAACTAAAGAAAAGAAAGAAGAGATTTTCGCACAACACGGTGGTGCAACAAACACTGGAAGCGCAGAAGGTCAAATTGCATTGTTCACTTACAGAATTTCTCACTTAACTGAACACTTGAAAAAAAATCGTCACGATTACAACACTGAGCGTTCTCTTGTACTATTAGTAGGTAAAAGAAGAGCTTTGTTGGATTATCTGAAAAAGAAAGATATCAACAGATATCGTGAGATTATCAAAGTATTGAATATCAGAAAATAA
- a CDS encoding TonB-dependent receptor, giving the protein MKKITLILFLIAFQQIIYSQVISDKISVEFKNANIKTAIQDIEKVSYYKFYFDEKWFENDSTSINKRFKDTKIGEVLEDVFQNTSFNFYISDNKVIVTNNSIIYSQLPDDYFGIPLERDENGQITTPIFYQQYDSIKKTNSRNPNKNIRDLVLIGKEVKNQKKKSTYTLSGVIRGGKNNSGLANIIVKIPNSEFSATTDKKGYYSLQVPGGLNVVETESFSYNKVTKNIMVYNDGALNFSLTDNINQLDEVLIKTNKSKSAKSAITGVTTIDAEGIKNVPLVLGERDILKVALTMPGIKTAGEGSAGFNVRGGKEDQNLFLLDHATLYNPSHFFGFFTALNPYTTKKVDIYKGSIPAEFGGRLSSVFDISSKSGNVNEFQGEGGIGPVTSNLMVSTPIVKGKSSLVAGGRATYSDYILKSLDDENLKNSQASFYDLILKYNHKINANNDIESTLYYSHDKFSVSSDSLYKYSNRLATLKWNHTFNEKNKGSLIVTNSEYKFNIDYQSEGTNSFDFGYKIDETQAMLKMNYFYSNKHKFSYGLSTKLYSVDPGYLNPTNPNSTLIPIDVETEKGLESAAYIGDNFKISDKFLLDFGLRYSTFSALGKSTQRIYEENLPISDATVIETKTYGNNEVIKRYGGFEPRLAARYFITDDFSVRASYDKTYQYIHLLSNNTTQSPTDIWKLSDLNVKPESAQQVSLGLYKNLKDGDVELSLEGYYKRSKNILDYKVGAELLLNENIETELLQGEGKAYGIEFLIKKQVGKLNGWLGYTYSRSLIKLDSQFQQEKVNDGKYFASNFDKPHDFSAVLNYRITKRYSFSSNFTYQTGRPITYPIGKYDYGNEQYTVYSDRNKFRIPDYFRLDVGLNIEGNHKIKKLAHSFWNISVYNVLGRNNPYSVFFVTKEGQIKAYKTSIFSIPIPSITYNFKF; this is encoded by the coding sequence ATGAAAAAAATTACTCTTATTCTATTTTTAATAGCCTTTCAACAAATCATATATTCTCAGGTAATCAGCGACAAAATATCAGTTGAATTTAAAAATGCCAATATAAAAACTGCTATTCAGGACATTGAAAAAGTGTCTTATTACAAATTTTACTTTGACGAAAAATGGTTTGAAAATGATAGTACTTCAATAAATAAACGATTTAAAGACACTAAAATTGGTGAAGTTCTTGAAGATGTTTTTCAAAACACAAGTTTTAACTTCTATATTTCTGACAACAAAGTTATTGTTACAAACAACAGTATAATTTACAGTCAGCTACCTGATGATTATTTTGGAATTCCTCTTGAAAGAGATGAAAATGGACAAATCACTACTCCAATATTCTATCAGCAATACGACTCAATAAAAAAGACGAATTCCAGAAATCCTAATAAAAACATTAGAGATCTGGTTCTTATTGGTAAAGAAGTTAAAAATCAAAAAAAGAAATCTACCTATACATTATCAGGTGTGATACGAGGTGGAAAAAACAATTCCGGACTTGCTAATATTATTGTAAAAATACCAAATTCTGAATTTTCTGCTACAACAGATAAAAAAGGATATTACAGCCTTCAAGTTCCCGGAGGATTAAATGTTGTTGAAACAGAGAGTTTCTCTTATAATAAAGTGACTAAAAATATCATGGTTTATAATGATGGAGCATTAAATTTCTCATTGACCGATAACATAAACCAACTGGATGAAGTCCTTATTAAAACTAATAAAAGTAAAAGTGCCAAATCTGCTATAACAGGAGTAACCACTATTGATGCTGAAGGAATCAAAAATGTTCCGTTGGTTCTTGGTGAGCGCGACATATTGAAAGTTGCCTTAACTATGCCCGGAATAAAAACAGCAGGAGAAGGTTCTGCCGGATTCAATGTCAGAGGTGGTAAAGAAGATCAGAATTTATTTTTACTGGATCATGCTACTTTATACAATCCGTCTCACTTTTTTGGATTTTTCACTGCTCTGAATCCTTATACAACTAAAAAAGTTGACATATACAAAGGAAGTATTCCTGCTGAATTTGGAGGAAGATTATCATCTGTTTTTGATATTTCGTCCAAAAGTGGTAACGTGAATGAATTTCAGGGAGAAGGCGGAATCGGGCCAGTTACAAGTAATTTGATGGTTTCTACACCTATTGTAAAAGGAAAATCAAGTCTGGTTGCAGGAGGAAGAGCTACTTATTCAGATTACATTTTAAAAAGTCTGGATGATGAAAATTTAAAAAACAGTCAGGCTTCTTTCTATGATCTTATTCTTAAATACAATCATAAGATAAATGCCAATAACGATATTGAATCTACATTATATTACAGCCATGACAAGTTCAGCGTTTCTTCGGATTCACTTTATAAATACAGCAACAGATTAGCAACATTAAAATGGAACCATACTTTTAATGAAAAAAATAAAGGTTCATTAATTGTTACCAATAGCGAATACAAGTTTAATATCGATTATCAGTCTGAAGGAACAAACAGTTTTGATTTTGGATATAAAATTGACGAAACTCAGGCCATGTTGAAAATGAACTATTTCTACAGCAATAAACATAAATTTAGCTATGGTCTTTCGACAAAATTGTACTCTGTTGATCCGGGATATTTAAACCCGACAAACCCTAACTCAACTTTAATTCCAATTGATGTTGAAACTGAAAAAGGTTTAGAATCTGCGGCTTACATTGGTGACAACTTCAAAATAAGCGATAAATTCCTTCTGGATTTTGGTTTACGATATTCAACTTTTTCTGCTTTAGGAAAATCTACTCAGAGAATTTATGAAGAGAATTTACCAATTAGTGATGCTACAGTAATTGAGACCAAAACCTATGGAAACAATGAAGTAATTAAAAGATATGGCGGATTTGAACCAAGACTTGCTGCACGATATTTCATTACTGATGATTTTTCTGTGAGAGCAAGTTATGACAAAACATATCAATACATTCATTTATTATCCAATAATACAACACAGTCTCCAACAGATATCTGGAAACTTTCAGATTTAAATGTAAAACCGGAAAGTGCTCAACAAGTTTCTTTAGGTCTTTATAAAAATTTAAAAGACGGAGATGTTGAACTTAGTTTAGAAGGATATTACAAGAGATCCAAAAATATTCTGGATTACAAAGTTGGTGCTGAATTATTATTAAATGAAAATATTGAAACGGAACTTTTACAGGGCGAAGGTAAAGCTTACGGAATAGAGTTTTTAATCAAAAAGCAAGTTGGTAAATTAAACGGATGGCTTGGTTATACGTATTCACGATCTTTAATAAAGCTTGACAGCCAGTTTCAACAGGAAAAAGTTAATGACGGAAAATACTTTGCTTCTAATTTTGACAAGCCCCACGACTTTAGTGCGGTTTTAAACTACAGAATTACAAAACGTTATAGTTTTTCGAGTAACTTTACTTATCAAACCGGAAGACCAATTACGTATCCAATTGGGAAATACGATTACGGCAATGAACAATACACAGTTTATAGCGATCGTAACAAATTTAGAATTCCTGATTATTTTAGACTTGATGTTGGTTTAAACATTGAAGGAAATCATAAAATCAAAAAATTAGCTCATAGTTTTTGGAATATTTCAGTTTACAATGTTTTAGGAAGAAACAATCCTTATTCTGTATTTTTTGTTACAAAAGAGGGACAAATCAAAGCTTATAAAACATCTATTTTTTCTATTCCAATTCCAAGTATCACTTATAATTTCAAGTTCTAA
- a CDS encoding LytR/AlgR family response regulator transcription factor, with amino-acid sequence MDNIHVLIIEDTPEQSDALSKVLLQNNFTVVGVARNFTDALKLFYENTVDIIIIDVFLDGKPDGITFAESINIIPNASKPFVFLTSSQDRQIFERAKLTKPFSFLMKPFNELEILYAIEMAVEKFYAQTNVFLSEEQDTVISNDFLFIKKKNTLKKVSLNDILYIEVEERYCNIITEKEKFVILISLTKISDLLDKNKFIRTHRNTIVNSDKIEEIILADNLIILKGNHKINLSDTYKDFIKKINILS; translated from the coding sequence ATGGATAATATTCATGTTTTAATCATTGAAGACACACCGGAGCAAAGTGATGCCCTAAGTAAAGTATTGCTGCAAAACAACTTTACTGTTGTTGGAGTTGCCAGAAACTTTACTGATGCCTTAAAACTTTTTTATGAAAACACGGTTGACATTATTATTATAGATGTTTTCTTAGACGGAAAACCGGACGGAATTACTTTTGCAGAATCAATTAATATTATTCCGAATGCTTCAAAACCATTTGTTTTTTTAACGAGCTCTCAGGATCGCCAGATATTTGAACGCGCAAAACTTACAAAACCTTTTAGCTTCCTCATGAAACCATTTAATGAACTTGAAATTTTATATGCTATAGAAATGGCTGTAGAAAAATTTTATGCTCAGACAAATGTGTTTTTGAGTGAAGAGCAAGATACCGTCATTAGCAATGACTTTTTATTTATAAAGAAGAAAAACACCTTGAAAAAAGTATCCTTAAACGACATTCTCTACATTGAAGTTGAAGAGAGATACTGTAATATTATTACCGAAAAAGAAAAGTTTGTCATTTTAATTTCACTAACTAAAATCAGTGATTTATTAGATAAAAATAAATTCATCAGAACACATCGTAATACGATTGTCAATTCAGATAAAATTGAAGAAATAATTTTGGCAGACAATCTGATTATTTTAAAAGGAAATCACAAAATAAACCTTAGTGATACTTATAAAGATTTTATAAAAAAGATCAATATTTTATCTTAA